Within the Candidatus Hydrogenedentota bacterium genome, the region AGGGGCGAGACGTGCCTCGCCCCTGTGAAATGCAGGCAAAGCCGGCTTGGTCCTTGCAAGGGTGTTTTCACATCGAACGCGCGACCTCGCTCGTCATGCGGGGCCTCGGGACAGCCGCTAGGCGAACTTGACCTGACGCAGGTTGGCCGCGAGTTCGCGGGCGGTCTGGAATCGCTCGGCGGGCGCTTTCGCGACGCATTTCAGGACGACCTGGTCGAGCAGTTCCGGGATGCCCTCGACCAGTTCGCCCGGACGCGGCGGGTTTTCGGTCTGCTGGCGACTCAGCACGTCGCCGTCCAAGAAGTAGGTCTGTCCGGTCAAGATCTCATGCAGGACAAGACCGAGGGCGTAGAGGTCGGTCCGGGCGTCCACTTCTTCGCCGCGGCACTGCTCAGGCGACATGTAGCACGGCGTGCCCATGACCATATTCGGGCTGGTGAGGCGCATGCCGGTGCCCTTGGCGAGGCCGAAGTCCATTAGTTTCACGAGGCCGCCGCGGGCAATCACGATATTGTCCGGCTTGATGTCGCGGTGGACGATACCGGCGTCGTGGACGGCCTGCAGCGCGGAACATACCTGGCCGATGATGTTGATAGCCTCCCGGGGCGGGATATGCTGCTTCTGCCGCGTGTACCTGTGAAGATCCATTCCCTCTATATATTCCATGGCAATATAGGCGCGGCCTGCGCTGTCGCAGATGTCGTAGATACTTACGATGTTCGGGTGCGAGACCTTGGCTGCGGTGCGCGCCTCGCGCAGGAAGCGCATCCGGTATTCGTCCGAGCCATCGAGCAGTGTGCCCAGGAACTTGAGCGCGACTGGCCGGTCGAGCTGGGTGTCGCGCGCGAGGTAGACGACACCCATGCCGCCGCGTCCCAGTTCCTTTTCAATACGGTAGCGCGCGCCGATGGCGTTGGCGACCATGGTCATGATTTGCGTGGCGTCGTCCGGTCCGGAAGCGTGCTCCGTTCCCATTGCGCTGCCGGCGGGGAAGGCGGTGCGACCAAGGCCGTGTCCCATCGAAATGCGAGACTCGATACTGGACAGCCGCGTCTTGACATCGCGATACCCGACGTTCACGCTCTGGATCTTGAGCAGGACCTGCCTGGATTTTTCGAGTTCGCCAAGCTGTTCATAGGCCAGCGCGAGCATCCAGAAATACTCGATGTTTCCGGTGCGGACTCGTTCGCCCATGAGGTGGTTTTCGAGGGTTGCGGTGCAGTGGGCATAGTCGTGGAGTTCGTAGAAGCACCGGCCGAGCAGGGCGCGGGACTCATTGAAGTGCTGATGGTCTTCTTTCACGTTCTGGAACATCGCGATGGCGCTGTCCCATTTGTCCGCATGCACGAGAGCAAAGCCGGCGCCAAAAAACTCGCCTGCTCTTTCGTAACACTCGGCGGCGCTGACGGGGTCGAGCGCCTTCGAGAAGCAATCGCCCGCCTTTCGCCATTCCTGGCCGCCGCGGTAAGCCATGCCGGCTTCCTTCCAGAGTTGCTTCGATTCGTAGTAGCGCGCGCCGATGAGCACGGCCTCGCGTTCTTTGCCTGCTTGCTTCTTGCAGCGCGCGGCGTCCTCGAGGCGGCCCATGTGCAAGAAGACGTCGCCCGCACGATTGAAATCGCCGGCGGCCATAAAGAGGCGGGCGGCAAGGTCAAAGCGCTGCGCGGCCTCAAAACGGGTTGCCACGGCCTCCGCGAGCGCGCGCCTGTCTGCCTCGGGGAGTTTGTCCTTGCCTGCTGTCTCGCTCAGCAGGGCGTAACACTGGTCGGCGGCTTTGACCTGAAGGTCGCCCCCGTCGCGCGTCTGGGCGAAATAGTTCTTGAACATCGCGGCGGCCTGCGGGTAGCGGCCCGCTTTTGCATAGGCGGATGCGGCGCCGGGCAAGTCGCCCAGTCTGGCATATGCTTTCGCGGCGGCCATGTCTTTGCCCTTTTCCGCGAAGAAACGCGCGGCGGTGGCGTAATCGCCCGCGCGCAGGAGCATGCGCGCGGCCTTGAGCGTCTTGCCGGCCTTGGCCCATTCCATTGCGGCGCGCCGCTTGTCGCCGGCCTTGCGAAACCAGCGGGCGGCCTCTCGAGGCCGGTTCAACGAAGCATAGATCTCGCCGAGACGGTCATAACGCTTGGCGCGTTTCAGAGGTTCGATCGTGCCTTCGAGGTCCTTCGTGGCTTCAATTGACTGCACAAACCTGGAGTC harbors:
- a CDS encoding protein kinase; its protein translation is MSKFISWYWDGILGKFLGLIQQWFFKGQPLDPPWPLVLKILLSIVILFVIYELYLYFLRIVRKRKLRDAVVLDGTTASPLGPQDSRFVQSIEATKDLEGTIEPLKRAKRYDRLGEIYASLNRPREAARWFRKAGDKRRAAMEWAKAGKTLKAARMLLRAGDYATAARFFAEKGKDMAAAKAYARLGDLPGAASAYAKAGRYPQAAAMFKNYFAQTRDGGDLQVKAADQCYALLSETAGKDKLPEADRRALAEAVATRFEAAQRFDLAARLFMAAGDFNRAGDVFLHMGRLEDAARCKKQAGKEREAVLIGARYYESKQLWKEAGMAYRGGQEWRKAGDCFSKALDPVSAAECYERAGEFFGAGFALVHADKWDSAIAMFQNVKEDHQHFNESRALLGRCFYELHDYAHCTATLENHLMGERVRTGNIEYFWMLALAYEQLGELEKSRQVLLKIQSVNVGYRDVKTRLSSIESRISMGHGLGRTAFPAGSAMGTEHASGPDDATQIMTMVANAIGARYRIEKELGRGGMGVVYLARDTQLDRPVALKFLGTLLDGSDEYRMRFLREARTAAKVSHPNIVSIYDICDSAGRAYIAMEYIEGMDLHRYTRQKQHIPPREAINIIGQVCSALQAVHDAGIVHRDIKPDNIVIARGGLVKLMDFGLAKGTGMRLTSPNMVMGTPCYMSPEQCRGEEVDARTDLYALGLVLHEILTGQTYFLDGDVLSRQQTENPPRPGELVEGIPELLDQVVLKCVAKAPAERFQTARELAANLRQVKFA